A genomic segment from Nicotiana tabacum cultivar K326 chromosome 9, ASM71507v2, whole genome shotgun sequence encodes:
- the LOC107820503 gene encoding uncharacterized protein LOC107820503, producing the protein MGLNTVDKTEFTFSSKFRLSDGRYLAYKERGVPKKKSNYRIIFVHGFDSSKERDFLAPQEMMKKMGIYLIQYDRAGYGESDPNPKRSLRSEASDIEELVDHLQLGSKFYIISNSMGSYPTWSCIKHIPHRIAGVAFVVPIVNYQWPSLPVNLTEDDQRKKNYRWMMRIATYVPTLLYWWVTRKSSTSLTNDSKHTYFTTKDLELLKNVPGFQFFNPEKLRKRSVFDNLCSDFLVAFSKWDFDPLELITNPLLENSQSCIHIWQGCEDKFINLKLQRHLAERLPWIQYHEVSDGGHLLIYDSTICEAILRSLLIGEKTPLDEPKLSN; encoded by the exons ATGGGTTTGAACACAGTTGATAAGACTGAATTCACCTTTTCATCAAAGTTCAGATTAAGTGACGGAAGATACTTAGCATACAAAGAGAGAGGTGTTCCAAAAAAGAAGTCCAATTACAGAATCATCTTTGTTCATGGCTTTGACAGCTCCAAAGAAAGGGACTTCCTTGCACCGCAG gaaatgatgaagaagatggggatATATCTAATTCAATACGATAGAGCTGGATATGGGGAAAGTGACCCAAACCCAAAACGATCCCTAAGGAGTGAAGCATCTGACATTGAGGAATTGGTTGATCATTTACAATTAGGATCAAAGTTCTATATTATTAGTAACTCAATGGGATCTTACCCAACTTGGAGTTGCATCAAACACATTCCCCACAG GATAGCAGGCGTGGCGTTTGTTGTCCCCATTGTAAATTACCAATGGCCATCTCTTCCTGTCAATCTCACTGAGGATGATCAAAGGAAGAAAAATTATAGGTGGATGATGAGGATTGCTACATATGTTCCTACGTTACTATATTGGTGGGTGACTCGAAAATCATCCACTTCTTTGACAAATGATTCAAAACATACATACTTTACTACCAAGGATTTAGAGCTTTTGAAGAATGTACCAGGATTTCAATTTTTTAACCCG GAAAAACTAAGGAAGAGAAGTGTTTTCGACAATCTTTGCAGTGATTTCCTTGTGGCTTTTAGTAAGTGGGATTTTGATCCTTTGGAGCTAATTACCAATCCTCTTCTTGAAAATAGTCAGAGTTGTATTCACATTTGGCAAGGTTGTGAAGACAAATTTATTAACTTGAAACTACAAAGGCATTTAGCAGAAAGGTTACCTTGGATTCAATATCATGAAGTATCTGATGGTGGTCATCTATTGATCTATGATAGTACAATATGTGAAGCTATTTTGAGGTCTCTTTTGATTGGAGAAAAAACTCCACTCGATGAACCTAAATTATCCAACTAA